A region from the uncultured Macellibacteroides sp. genome encodes:
- a CDS encoding CDP-alcohol phosphatidyltransferase family protein, protein MKNLANGLSISRIFLSLVLLFIYANEWLFIGVYLVCGVSDVLDGYIARKTNTQSIIGAKLDSVADLVMFSVIMALLIIWMKSEILIFIPWIISIFAIRVANILIAAFKYRKFVLLHTWANKFTGLLTFITPVLYVIFQATQIFLPICFIAVLSAIEEGIIHLTTNKPDLNRRSIFFRL, encoded by the coding sequence ATGAAAAACCTTGCTAATGGTTTATCTATAAGCCGGATTTTTTTATCGCTTGTACTGCTTTTTATTTATGCTAATGAATGGCTGTTTATCGGTGTATATTTAGTTTGTGGTGTAAGTGACGTGCTGGATGGATACATCGCTCGTAAAACCAATACACAAAGTATAATAGGAGCAAAGCTGGACTCTGTGGCTGACCTTGTAATGTTTAGTGTAATTATGGCTTTATTAATAATCTGGATGAAGAGTGAAATCCTGATTTTTATTCCATGGATTATAAGCATATTTGCTATTAGGGTAGCAAATATACTTATTGCAGCCTTCAAATATCGTAAATTTGTATTACTCCATACATGGGCTAATAAATTCACAGGACTGTTGACATTTATAACCCCGGTATTATATGTTATTTTTCAAGCTACGCAAATTTTTTTACCCATATGCTTCATTGCGGTTTTGTCTGCAATTGAAGAGGGTATTATACATCTAACTACAAATAAACCTGATTTAAACAGGCGAAGTATATTCTTTCGCCTGTAA
- a CDS encoding GDSL-type esterase/lipase family protein, which translates to MKNLIFILFIFFCTNGYAQEKSLIRVACVGNSITEGVGVKNQYQDSYPGVLSQLLGDDYDVRNFGLSARTLMNKGDLPYMHEWIFRDALSFNPDIVTIKLGTNDSKPHNWIYKKDFKKDLEEMIDAFQSLPSHPQIYLCFPVPPTAFQWGINDSTIVREIIPFIKQVAKKKKLHTIDLHTALLPYPQCFPDHVHPNEEGAVYIAREIFKELTGKTADVYPSQPFPGKKSIWNGHDRYDFKYKGRQATVVVPKQAAKGNPWIWRPAFFDAFPSVDKALLEKGFHVAYYDLTHLYGSPNSVNLGTYFYNLMIRYYGLSHKVTLEGFSRGGLFAFNWAARNTDKVACIYVDAPVCNLQSWPGRKNTQLWNDMMREWNLTDELMTDFKGNPIDNLASLAKARIPVMAVCGDSDKTVPYEENMGIVRERYLALGAPVEVILKKGCDHHPHSLDNPEPVVDFILRYQSGYNEYQHLTLRGSLSNSYLTFTKGGKGRVAFLGGSITEMTGWRTMIQEDLKQRFPDTDFEFIDAGIGSTGTTPGAFRLAHDILDKGTVDLLFVEAAVNDDTNGFTAKEQVRGMEGEIRHALLSNPAMDIVMLHFIYDPFIPIIEKGRIPDVILNHERVANHYLVPSVNLSQEIAERMHAGEFDWETFGGTHPLPFGHRYYAATINKLFDNMWSGIKPDQQVISHEIPAPLDNFSYSGGRFIDLKSARLGKGWNYVADWTPTVKGGTRNGFVNVPMLETNKAGARLSLDFKGTAIGIFCVAGPQAGILEYSIDGSPFKKLDTFTAWSSNLYIPWVYMFDTELENKAHKLDLRMSNENSKDRFACQIRNFVVNE; encoded by the coding sequence ATGAAGAATCTTATTTTTATTTTGTTTATTTTTTTCTGTACAAATGGCTATGCACAGGAGAAGAGTCTTATCAGAGTTGCCTGTGTGGGTAATAGCATAACGGAAGGCGTTGGCGTAAAAAATCAATATCAGGATAGCTATCCGGGAGTATTGTCTCAATTATTAGGAGACGATTATGATGTACGTAACTTTGGACTAAGTGCCCGAACGTTAATGAATAAAGGGGATTTGCCTTATATGCATGAGTGGATTTTCAGGGATGCTCTGTCCTTTAATCCTGATATCGTTACAATTAAGCTGGGAACTAACGACAGTAAACCACACAACTGGATTTATAAGAAAGATTTCAAGAAAGATTTGGAGGAGATGATAGATGCTTTTCAATCGCTACCTTCACATCCCCAGATTTATCTTTGCTTTCCGGTTCCTCCAACAGCTTTTCAATGGGGAATCAATGACAGCACAATTGTTCGGGAGATAATTCCTTTTATAAAACAAGTTGCTAAAAAGAAGAAGCTTCATACTATCGATTTGCATACGGCATTGTTGCCATATCCACAGTGTTTCCCCGACCATGTACATCCGAATGAGGAAGGTGCCGTTTATATTGCGCGCGAAATCTTCAAAGAGCTGACAGGAAAGACTGCAGATGTTTATCCCTCTCAACCTTTTCCGGGAAAGAAGTCTATATGGAACGGACACGATCGCTATGACTTCAAATACAAAGGCCGGCAAGCGACTGTTGTTGTTCCTAAACAGGCGGCAAAAGGAAATCCATGGATCTGGCGACCGGCTTTTTTCGATGCATTTCCTTCGGTTGATAAGGCATTATTGGAAAAGGGTTTTCATGTTGCTTACTATGATCTTACTCATTTATACGGAAGTCCCAATTCAGTGAATCTGGGAACATACTTCTACAACCTGATGATACGCTACTATGGCTTATCACACAAAGTTACCTTAGAGGGTTTTAGTCGCGGAGGATTATTCGCTTTTAATTGGGCGGCACGTAATACGGATAAAGTGGCTTGTATTTATGTGGATGCTCCTGTCTGTAATCTTCAAAGCTGGCCAGGTCGGAAAAATACCCAACTGTGGAATGATATGATGCGGGAGTGGAATCTTACGGATGAACTGATGACTGATTTTAAAGGTAATCCCATCGATAATTTAGCCTCTTTGGCCAAGGCCCGAATTCCTGTAATGGCTGTATGTGGAGATAGCGATAAGACTGTTCCGTATGAAGAGAATATGGGTATCGTTCGCGAACGTTATTTGGCGCTGGGAGCTCCGGTCGAAGTGATTCTGAAAAAAGGATGTGATCATCATCCGCATAGTCTGGATAATCCTGAACCGGTGGTGGATTTTATTCTTCGTTATCAGTCTGGATACAATGAATATCAGCATTTAACACTCCGTGGAAGTTTGTCGAACTCGTATCTTACGTTTACTAAAGGGGGGAAGGGGCGTGTTGCTTTCCTTGGAGGTTCAATTACCGAAATGACCGGATGGCGAACTATGATTCAGGAAGACCTGAAGCAACGTTTCCCGGATACTGACTTTGAATTTATCGATGCTGGTATCGGTTCAACAGGGACAACTCCCGGAGCCTTTCGATTAGCTCATGATATTCTTGATAAAGGGACGGTCGATTTGCTTTTTGTTGAAGCTGCTGTTAATGATGATACCAACGGATTTACTGCAAAAGAACAAGTTCGTGGTATGGAAGGCGAAATTCGTCATGCTTTGCTAAGCAATCCAGCCATGGATATTGTGATGCTTCATTTTATTTATGATCCGTTTATTCCTATCATAGAGAAAGGACGCATACCTGATGTGATTTTAAATCATGAACGGGTTGCAAATCATTATTTGGTTCCCTCAGTAAATTTGTCGCAAGAGATAGCGGAACGCATGCATGCCGGCGAATTTGATTGGGAAACATTTGGCGGTACACATCCTCTGCCATTTGGACATCGTTATTACGCTGCTACTATTAATAAACTTTTCGATAACATGTGGTCTGGTATCAAACCGGATCAGCAAGTGATCTCTCATGAAATTCCTGCTCCATTAGACAATTTCAGCTATTCGGGCGGTCGGTTTATTGATCTCAAATCTGCCAGATTGGGAAAAGGCTGGAACTATGTGGCTGATTGGACACCCACAGTAAAGGGTGGTACAAGGAATGGGTTTGTCAACGTGCCTATGCTGGAAACTAATAAAGCCGGTGCCAGGTTATCGCTCGATTTTAAAGGAACGGCTATCGGTATTTTCTGTGTAGCAGGTCCTCAGGCAGGTATTCTGGAGTATAGTATCGATGGTTCTCCTTTCAAAAAGCTTGATACATTTACAGCTTGGAGTAGCAATCTTTATATCCCCTGGGTATATATGTTTGACACGGAACTTGAAAATAAGGCACACAAACTAGACTTGAGGATGTCTAATGAAAATAGCAAAGACCGCTTTGCGTGCCAGATTCGCAATTTTGTTGTGAACGAATAA
- a CDS encoding DUF3857 domain-containing protein → MKKNCLFFLCIITLFSWEAKAQEKLELSQIADSLKAGAYSVVRENNLEFVCESEVSGMHKEKLVLTVLNANGADAANFIYSADKFRELVKFGGAIYDASGNLIRKVKLADLEATEYSAELASDSKTYYYDCSVASYPYTVVYEWEVRFKNAIVGFPVFVPQSSYNQSLEKASYKIVVPLNIDPLCKVTNMMAAPEKKTNEKSKTFEWNLSNLHAVEQEAFAQSLTSFVPFIYAVPRDFIFDKTRGDMSNWNTFGKWQYNLLKERDALPEAFKIKLVELTKDCKTDKEKVKVVYDYLGSTTRYVSIQLGIGGLQPIAASEVNRTGFGDCKGLSNYMRAMLNELKIPSVYTVVSTNNARLTKDFASANQMNHVILQVPLPKDTLWLECTNPKLPFGFVHRDIAGHDALLIKENGGELYRLPSYPDSLNKESLTINISLNGEGGGSLDVTQNSHLFQYEVMHGFTELDAEKQAEYLRREIDLTQGKVNNISCKELKSGEPSLITSFRLDYDNYSTKTGNRLFVPVNIFRHGVKNLSTKKRIHPLLITYGYADSDTITLQIPDNYSIEALPKTATIEQPFGRFNSTVKTEDGKIIVIQRLYLKAGTYDATLYPDFTKFWVEVTKSYGNKIILKKKE, encoded by the coding sequence ATGAAGAAAAACTGTCTGTTCTTTTTATGCATTATTACCCTTTTTAGTTGGGAAGCAAAGGCTCAGGAGAAGCTTGAATTATCTCAGATTGCTGATTCATTGAAAGCTGGCGCATACTCGGTTGTCAGAGAAAATAATCTAGAGTTTGTTTGTGAATCAGAAGTAAGCGGAATGCATAAAGAAAAGCTGGTATTAACGGTGCTAAATGCGAATGGAGCGGATGCAGCTAACTTTATCTATTCGGCAGATAAATTTCGTGAATTGGTAAAATTCGGAGGTGCAATCTATGACGCCAGTGGTAATCTGATCCGGAAAGTAAAATTAGCCGACCTTGAGGCTACAGAATATTCTGCGGAGCTGGCTTCGGACAGCAAAACCTATTACTATGACTGCAGTGTAGCCAGTTATCCCTATACGGTTGTCTACGAATGGGAAGTGCGTTTCAAAAATGCGATTGTTGGTTTTCCCGTATTTGTTCCGCAGAGCAGTTACAATCAATCTTTGGAGAAAGCATCTTACAAGATAGTAGTTCCGTTAAATATTGATCCCCTCTGCAAAGTTACAAACATGATGGCTGCGCCAGAAAAGAAAACAAACGAAAAAAGTAAAACTTTTGAATGGAATCTTTCTAATCTTCATGCTGTGGAACAAGAAGCGTTTGCCCAATCGCTTACATCTTTCGTTCCTTTTATATATGCTGTACCCAGGGATTTTATATTTGATAAAACACGGGGAGATATGAGTAACTGGAATACATTCGGGAAATGGCAATACAATTTGTTGAAAGAACGAGACGCTTTACCTGAGGCTTTCAAAATAAAACTTGTGGAATTAACAAAAGATTGTAAAACAGATAAAGAAAAGGTTAAAGTTGTTTACGATTACCTTGGAAGTACAACCCGTTATGTAAGTATTCAGCTTGGAATAGGAGGGTTGCAACCTATTGCTGCTTCAGAAGTAAACCGGACCGGATTTGGAGACTGTAAAGGATTATCAAATTACATGCGTGCTATGCTTAATGAATTAAAGATTCCTTCTGTTTATACGGTTGTCAGTACAAATAATGCAAGACTTACTAAAGATTTTGCCAGTGCAAACCAGATGAACCATGTCATTCTTCAAGTTCCCTTACCAAAGGATACCTTATGGTTGGAATGTACAAATCCTAAATTACCATTTGGTTTTGTACATAGAGATATTGCCGGACACGATGCTTTGCTTATAAAAGAAAACGGAGGCGAATTATATCGCCTACCTTCTTACCCGGACTCTCTTAATAAAGAAAGCCTGACAATAAATATTTCCTTAAACGGCGAGGGTGGGGGAAGTCTTGATGTGACTCAAAACAGCCATCTTTTTCAATACGAAGTTATGCACGGATTTACCGAATTGGATGCAGAGAAACAAGCGGAGTATTTACGGAGAGAAATTGATCTTACACAGGGCAAGGTAAATAATATAAGCTGTAAAGAATTAAAGTCGGGAGAACCATCTTTAATAACTAGTTTCAGGTTGGATTACGATAATTACAGTACAAAAACCGGTAATCGTCTTTTTGTACCAGTCAACATCTTCAGACATGGAGTTAAAAACCTTTCCACGAAAAAACGGATTCACCCATTGCTGATAACCTACGGGTACGCTGACAGCGACACAATTACCTTACAGATCCCCGACAATTATTCTATTGAGGCATTGCCTAAAACGGCAACTATTGAACAACCTTTCGGTCGGTTTAATTCTACGGTCAAAACTGAAGACGGGAAGATTATCGTAATACAGCGGCTATATTTAAAGGCTGGCACGTATGATGCGACTCTTTATCCCGATTTCACAAAGTTTTGGGTCGAAGTAACCAAATCATATGGAAATAAAATCATACTGAAAAAGAAAGAGTGA
- a CDS encoding ATP-binding cassette domain-containing protein: MEQKARILIEIKDATPRFDYLKFSEPLCWQMKEGQHWAIVGPNGGGKTLFVDMLLGKYALKTGTVICKDEMGTDMFVSSVVKCVAFRDLYSIIDTENGYYQQRWNRGDEQCIPFVKDLVLNADQKWLNTLLDWFGIEDLMEKEVNLLSSGELRKFLIVRSLLSKPRILILDNPFLGLDAASRKVLNDLLVRLSELDNLQIVLLLCNPQDIPDIITDVLPIKDKQLFIPMSRQFFFESESVVSNLFPKTETSDLTELKSCSGNDSFSFSNAAILKNIHIKYGSRTILNKLDWTVQRGEKWALLGPNGSGKSTLLSLICGDNPQAYANDITLFDRKRGSGESIWDIKKHIGYVSPEMHLYYQNNVKCLNVVSSGFFDTIGLYRKCTTEQEMLAKEWMMVFNVVHLTEVSFQKVSSGEQRLLLLARALVKNPELLILDEPLHGLDVVNKNRVKKILEDFCDGEKSLIYVTHYQNEIPNVVDKQLVLTKNK, translated from the coding sequence ATGGAACAGAAAGCAAGAATATTGATTGAGATTAAAGATGCAACTCCCCGTTTTGATTACTTGAAATTTAGTGAACCTCTTTGCTGGCAGATGAAAGAAGGACAGCACTGGGCAATTGTTGGGCCGAACGGTGGTGGAAAAACGCTATTCGTAGATATGCTGCTTGGAAAGTACGCACTTAAAACGGGTACGGTTATTTGCAAAGATGAAATGGGTACGGATATGTTTGTTTCGTCGGTGGTAAAATGTGTTGCTTTTCGCGATCTTTACAGCATAATCGATACGGAAAACGGTTATTATCAGCAGCGTTGGAATAGGGGGGATGAACAGTGTATTCCTTTCGTTAAAGATCTTGTTTTGAATGCTGACCAGAAGTGGCTGAATACCTTGTTGGATTGGTTTGGTATCGAAGATTTAATGGAGAAAGAGGTGAACCTGCTTTCTAGCGGAGAGTTACGTAAGTTTCTTATTGTTCGCTCATTGTTATCCAAGCCCCGTATTTTAATTTTGGATAACCCGTTCTTAGGACTTGATGCAGCTTCCCGTAAGGTACTGAATGACTTGTTAGTCCGGTTGTCTGAACTTGATAATCTGCAAATTGTACTGCTCCTTTGTAATCCGCAGGATATTCCGGATATTATAACGGATGTGTTGCCTATAAAAGACAAACAACTATTTATACCCATGTCGCGTCAATTTTTCTTTGAATCGGAGTCCGTGGTCAGTAATTTGTTCCCAAAGACCGAAACATCGGATCTGACTGAGTTGAAAAGTTGTTCAGGCAATGACTCTTTTTCCTTTTCAAATGCGGCTATTCTTAAGAATATTCATATAAAGTATGGTTCACGTACAATTTTGAACAAGTTGGATTGGACTGTGCAACGTGGAGAGAAATGGGCTTTGCTGGGTCCGAATGGCTCCGGAAAGTCTACCTTACTAAGTCTTATTTGCGGAGATAATCCGCAGGCGTACGCCAACGACATCACACTTTTTGATCGTAAACGAGGTTCTGGAGAGAGTATCTGGGATATTAAAAAGCACATAGGGTATGTTTCTCCGGAAATGCATCTTTATTATCAAAATAATGTGAAATGCCTGAATGTGGTTAGCTCTGGTTTTTTTGATACAATAGGTTTGTATAGAAAGTGCACCACGGAACAGGAGATGCTTGCGAAAGAATGGATGATGGTATTTAATGTTGTTCACCTCACTGAAGTTTCCTTTCAGAAAGTATCTTCGGGCGAACAACGATTACTGTTGCTGGCCCGTGCGTTGGTTAAGAACCCTGAATTGTTGATACTGGACGAGCCCTTGCACGGTCTTGATGTGGTCAATAAGAACCGGGTAAAAAAGATATTGGAAGATTTTTGCGACGGAGAAAAATCGCTTATCTATGTTACTCATTATCAGAATGAAATTCCGAACGTGGTGGATAAACAACTTGTTCTGACAAAGAATAAATAG
- a CDS encoding DUF3857 domain-containing protein, producing the protein MFTSFTIFSQDYSFKYGKVTDDELSMTSYAKDSAASAVYIYQKSDIAYDYRNGDFVVVYNYESKIKILKSEGTSYADVIIPFYSEESSGKLKESISRLEAFAYNLENGKVVKTKLEKNYVFEEQISSKWKQLKFSVPAVKAGTVIEFRYTLFSDFSDRISDLVIQQNIPVIYGNHEVTIPEYFIFNQETRNPLDMKTVQTNEPQSFKVGNSSQEDNMVRCNSKKYIFTVEDLPALKDEPNIWSPGDYKTQVIFELARLEVPGSVYKSFTTNWDKIDEMLKGESEFGGILKMQNPYKNEMDLMNLSSYNNLDKIRILFKLIKSKISWNNQYNFYGGNVKKAIKAGTGSNADINFVFISMLKDAGLNAYPVMMSRRNVGILPFLHPSITKLNTFIVGISDTDSTMVYLDGSVSNGDINIIPPVLMVERGRVFREVGQGSWVDLSEIGTHSVNIVTICKFNKEGNMEGQRKIYYTGQYASNIRNAFMAEKDSATYLEKVQSNDAITITSSTYKGLKDFSSVLEEQLTFTKSATINDDFIYVNPLLFPHLSKNQFIKEERKLPVEFDYPYSFKIRTIINLPEGYEVDELPQSIKVGPEQGGCSCTYVTQRNGNQIVLSYTFIMDKTLFPAEEYAALRQFWTKIVEKNSEIIVLKKVS; encoded by the coding sequence ATGTTTACTTCATTTACAATTTTTTCTCAGGATTATAGCTTTAAATATGGAAAAGTCACTGATGATGAATTATCGATGACCAGTTATGCGAAAGATTCTGCAGCTTCGGCTGTATATATCTATCAAAAATCGGACATTGCATATGATTATCGTAACGGAGATTTTGTTGTGGTTTACAATTATGAATCAAAAATTAAGATCTTAAAATCCGAAGGAACTTCATATGCTGATGTTATTATTCCGTTTTACAGTGAAGAAAGTTCGGGGAAATTAAAAGAATCCATTTCGCGTTTGGAAGCATTTGCCTATAATCTTGAAAATGGAAAAGTCGTTAAGACTAAATTAGAAAAGAATTATGTTTTTGAAGAACAGATTAGTAGCAAATGGAAACAGCTTAAGTTTTCTGTCCCAGCTGTTAAAGCGGGAACTGTTATTGAGTTCAGGTATACACTTTTTTCCGATTTTTCCGATCGTATTTCCGATCTGGTTATTCAGCAAAATATTCCGGTAATATACGGAAATCATGAGGTAACCATTCCTGAATACTTTATATTTAATCAAGAAACCAGAAACCCTTTGGACATGAAAACCGTCCAAACGAATGAGCCTCAGTCTTTCAAAGTAGGGAATTCATCGCAGGAAGATAACATGGTTAGGTGCAATAGTAAAAAATACATTTTTACAGTTGAAGACTTACCAGCATTAAAAGATGAACCTAATATCTGGAGTCCTGGTGATTATAAAACACAAGTAATTTTTGAACTGGCCAGATTGGAAGTTCCCGGTTCTGTATATAAATCATTTACTACGAACTGGGACAAAATAGATGAGATGCTGAAGGGAGAATCTGAATTCGGAGGAATACTAAAGATGCAAAATCCTTACAAAAACGAGATGGATCTGATGAATTTGTCTTCATACAATAATTTAGATAAGATAAGAATCTTATTTAAGTTAATCAAAAGCAAAATATCATGGAATAATCAGTATAATTTCTACGGAGGTAATGTAAAAAAAGCTATTAAAGCTGGAACAGGAAGCAATGCTGATATTAACTTTGTATTTATAAGCATGCTGAAAGATGCAGGGTTAAATGCATATCCAGTAATGATGAGCCGAAGAAACGTGGGTATCCTTCCATTTTTGCATCCTTCCATAACCAAACTTAATACATTTATTGTAGGTATTAGTGATACAGACAGTACCATGGTTTATCTTGATGGCTCGGTAAGTAATGGAGATATCAACATTATACCTCCTGTCCTGATGGTAGAAAGAGGCAGGGTATTCCGTGAAGTTGGACAAGGTTCGTGGGTAGATCTTTCGGAAATTGGAACTCATTCGGTAAACATTGTAACAATCTGTAAATTTAACAAAGAAGGAAATATGGAAGGGCAACGGAAAATCTATTACACCGGACAATACGCCTCAAATATTCGGAATGCATTCATGGCAGAAAAGGACAGTGCGACTTATTTGGAAAAAGTACAATCTAACGATGCGATAACTATTACCAGTAGTACTTATAAGGGGCTTAAAGATTTCTCTTCTGTGTTGGAAGAACAGCTTACGTTTACCAAATCGGCTACTATAAATGACGATTTTATATATGTTAATCCGTTGTTATTTCCTCACCTTTCCAAGAATCAGTTTATAAAAGAAGAGCGCAAGTTACCTGTCGAATTTGATTACCCTTACTCATTTAAGATAAGGACAATAATCAATCTTCCTGAAGGATACGAGGTAGATGAACTTCCCCAATCCATTAAGGTTGGACCGGAACAAGGAGGTTGTAGTTGCACCTATGTTACTCAACGTAATGGAAATCAGATTGTATTAAGCTATACATTCATAATGGATAAAACACTGTTTCCGGCCGAAGAATATGCGGCTTTAAGGCAATTTTGGACCAAGATTGTAGAAAAGAACAGCGAAATAATCGTTTTAAAGAAAGTATCCTGA
- a CDS encoding hydrolase: METTEKPDFECCPPFDPAPWDDKLLIWENKKFIKDKVCTFFYMPLNFGNVIVKLYKKIQEASATVPDGLCLSDHTSRWNMDMYLAVDKEVSTARNITLSGKFYCKVYEGSFIDTAAWCKDYEIELELKGLRKKKMFMWYTTCPKCAKKYGKNYVVIVSEVE, encoded by the coding sequence ATGGAAACAACAGAAAAACCTGATTTTGAATGCTGCCCTCCGTTTGATCCGGCACCTTGGGATGACAAATTGCTCATTTGGGAAAATAAGAAATTTATAAAGGATAAAGTCTGTACGTTTTTTTATATGCCTTTAAATTTCGGAAATGTAATTGTAAAACTCTATAAGAAAATCCAGGAAGCCAGCGCGACAGTCCCTGACGGGCTTTGTTTATCAGATCATACGTCAAGGTGGAATATGGATATGTATCTTGCCGTTGATAAAGAAGTTTCTACAGCCCGGAATATTACTTTAAGTGGAAAATTCTACTGCAAAGTATATGAAGGCTCATTTATTGATACTGCAGCATGGTGTAAAGATTATGAGATTGAACTTGAATTGAAAGGTTTACGCAAAAAGAAAATGTTTATGTGGTACACAACTTGTCCGAAATGCGCCAAGAAGTATGGTAAGAATTATGTAGTGATCGTTTCCGAAGTAGAATGA
- a CDS encoding alpha-L-fucosidase, with the protein MQAQQGFVHEASTEYQWPEEKEVLANLDKWQDMKFGVLFHWGLYSIPGIVESWSICSEDVDWIPRDSTIAYEDYKRDYYKLIEKFNPTDFNPDQWADVTKAAGIKYMIFTTKHHDGFNLYDTKQTDFSVMNSAFKGNPKADVAKYVFDAFRKKDFMIGAYFSKPDWHSEYYWWPRYATPNRHVNYKIERHPDRWESFQKFTYNQIEELMSNYGKFDILWLDGGWVAAPRQDIKMDSIAQMARSHQSDLLIVDRTIQGKYENYLTPERAIPEKQLPYPWESCITLGSDWGWTPSANFKSANTIVATLIEVAAKGGNLLLGVGPTPKGIIQPEVEAILREIGRWLKVNGAGIYGTRITPNYKSNNVWFTAGKDGSKLYALYVLDEKEDMPESIEWEGNFPVKNSSVILLQTGKRVKWEQIGNKIKVHLPRKSNPDKAPMVFTFKLQKEK; encoded by the coding sequence ATGCAGGCTCAACAGGGATTTGTTCACGAAGCCTCAACAGAATACCAGTGGCCTGAAGAAAAAGAGGTTTTAGCTAATCTGGACAAATGGCAGGACATGAAATTCGGGGTGCTGTTTCATTGGGGATTATATTCTATCCCGGGTATAGTGGAATCATGGTCTATCTGTTCGGAAGATGTTGACTGGATTCCAAGAGATAGTACGATTGCTTACGAAGACTACAAAAGAGATTACTACAAACTGATTGAGAAATTTAATCCAACAGACTTTAATCCGGATCAATGGGCAGATGTTACTAAAGCTGCCGGAATAAAATACATGATTTTTACCACCAAACATCACGATGGTTTTAATCTGTATGATACAAAGCAAACCGATTTTTCGGTTATGAACAGCGCTTTTAAAGGCAACCCAAAAGCTGATGTGGCCAAGTATGTGTTTGATGCGTTCCGAAAAAAAGATTTTATGATCGGGGCCTATTTTTCTAAGCCAGACTGGCATAGTGAATATTATTGGTGGCCAAGATATGCTACTCCCAACCGACACGTAAATTATAAAATTGAAAGACATCCCGATCGTTGGGAATCTTTCCAGAAATTTACCTACAACCAGATTGAGGAGTTGATGAGTAATTACGGCAAATTCGACATCCTTTGGCTGGATGGAGGATGGGTCGCAGCTCCCAGACAAGATATCAAGATGGATTCAATCGCCCAAATGGCTCGTTCGCATCAGTCTGACTTATTGATCGTTGATAGAACCATACAGGGTAAATATGAGAACTACTTAACGCCCGAACGTGCTATTCCGGAGAAGCAGTTACCCTATCCATGGGAAAGTTGTATCACTCTTGGTTCGGATTGGGGATGGACGCCAAGTGCGAATTTCAAATCGGCAAATACAATTGTAGCAACATTAATTGAGGTAGCGGCTAAAGGCGGGAATCTTTTATTGGGAGTTGGACCTACTCCTAAAGGAATTATTCAGCCCGAAGTAGAAGCTATCCTCCGTGAAATAGGACGATGGCTTAAAGTAAATGGAGCGGGTATTTACGGAACACGGATCACCCCAAATTATAAGAGTAATAATGTTTGGTTTACTGCCGGTAAAGACGGATCAAAACTTTATGCTCTCTACGTTCTCGACGAAAAAGAAGATATGCCTGAAAGTATTGAATGGGAGGGTAATTTCCCTGTAAAAAACAGTTCTGTGATTTTGTTGCAAACTGGTAAAAGGGTAAAATGGGAACAAATAGGAAATAAGATTAAAGTGCATTTGCCTCGTAAATCAAATCCTGACAAAGCGCCCATGGTGTTTACTTTCAAATTACAGAAAGAAAAATAG